In Microbacterium lushaniae, the following are encoded in one genomic region:
- a CDS encoding iron-containing redox enzyme family protein has protein sequence MAPPAVGVPFSPRGPLSDAVLRTLTGGEGRGADHVSAAADALAGADDIARDDDIQLALFALYASAYGSIDGFSPDLEWDPELVRTRRMLEQAFEAELRANAPVPELPEPTADAVARLLFEMTSADTGPSLSRHMFRKATREQAQEFFIQRSIYTLREADPHSWAIPRLRGRAKAALVEIQSDEYGGGRPDRVHATMFAASMRGAGLDDTYGAYVDRVPAVTLASHNAMSMFGLNRRLLGAIVGHLAAFEMTSSIPNKKYADGLRRLGYGEDVTDYFDEHVEADAVHEQIAGRDMAGALAEDRPDLLPDILFGASACLVVDGWAGEHMLEAWERSESSLRDLP, from the coding sequence ATGGCCCCTCCAGCCGTGGGTGTTCCGTTCTCTCCCCGTGGCCCGCTCAGCGACGCGGTCCTGCGCACGTTGACCGGTGGCGAAGGTCGGGGAGCCGATCACGTCTCCGCAGCAGCGGACGCTCTGGCCGGCGCGGACGACATCGCCCGCGATGACGACATCCAGCTGGCGCTGTTCGCGCTGTACGCCTCGGCCTACGGGTCGATCGACGGTTTCTCCCCCGATCTGGAGTGGGACCCGGAGCTGGTGCGGACGCGACGGATGCTCGAGCAGGCGTTCGAGGCCGAGCTGCGTGCGAATGCCCCGGTGCCCGAGCTTCCCGAGCCGACCGCCGACGCGGTGGCGCGGCTGCTGTTCGAGATGACCTCGGCCGACACGGGGCCGAGTCTGTCGCGACACATGTTCCGCAAGGCGACGCGCGAGCAGGCTCAGGAGTTCTTCATCCAGCGCTCGATCTACACGCTGCGGGAGGCCGACCCGCACTCGTGGGCCATTCCCCGCCTGCGGGGGCGCGCGAAGGCCGCCCTGGTCGAGATCCAGTCGGACGAGTACGGCGGAGGGCGGCCCGATCGCGTGCACGCCACGATGTTCGCCGCGTCGATGCGCGGTGCCGGGCTGGATGACACCTACGGCGCGTACGTCGACAGGGTGCCCGCCGTCACTCTGGCCTCGCACAACGCGATGTCGATGTTCGGGCTGAACCGGCGCCTGCTGGGAGCGATCGTGGGGCACCTCGCCGCGTTCGAGATGACCTCGTCGATCCCGAACAAGAAGTACGCCGACGGGCTGCGGCGCCTGGGTTACGGAGAAGACGTCACCGACTACTTCGACGAGCACGTCGAGGCCGACGCCGTGCATGAGCAGATCGCGGGCCGTGACATGGCCGGCGCGCTCGCCGAGGACCGCCCCGACCTGCTGCCCGACATCCTCTTCGGCGCGTCGGCCTGCCTGGTGGTGGACGGCTGGGCGGGCGAGCACATGCTGGAAGCATGGGAGCGGTCGGAATCCTCCCTGCGGGACCTGCCGTGA
- a CDS encoding CDGSH iron-sulfur domain-containing protein, with the protein MTDDRVTITAYPDGPLLLRGDVDLRTADGQPIPRTRRTVALCRCGLSAIKPFCDGTHKAAGFRTED; encoded by the coding sequence GTGACCGACGACCGCGTGACGATCACCGCCTACCCCGACGGCCCGCTCCTGCTCCGGGGCGACGTCGACCTGCGCACCGCCGACGGCCAACCCATCCCCCGCACGCGCCGCACCGTCGCGCTGTGCCGCTGCGGGCTGTCGGCGATCAAGCCGTTCTGCGACGGGACGCACAAGGCGGCGGGGTTCCGCACGGAGGACTGA
- a CDS encoding glycosyltransferase → MPRLAAEYVLPLKGSDQAGVAELSAYLHRLAQWIDVTVVDGSDPDLFAAHAEAWGDVVRHLHIGLRQGANGKVRGVLTGVAAARHERIVLADDDVRYDRAALARLVAALQDAELVKPQNHFDPLPWHARWDTGRTLINRALGGDYPGTYAVRRSALAATGGYDPDVLFENLEMERTIRAAGGRVRALHDLYVVRRPPSTRHFLGQRVRQAYDSLAQPGRLVAELAILPALLLAGRRPAALVTLIGAAIVVGEVGRRRHGGARIFSPTAALWAPAWVVERGVTSWAAVVLCARGGVRYADQRLSRAATPLGVLRARHAGAASSPTPSAQSSAAPVAVRAAARP, encoded by the coding sequence GTGCCGCGGCTCGCCGCCGAGTACGTGCTCCCGCTCAAGGGGAGCGACCAGGCGGGCGTGGCGGAGTTGAGCGCCTACCTGCACCGGTTGGCGCAGTGGATCGATGTCACTGTGGTCGACGGATCCGATCCCGACCTGTTCGCCGCCCACGCGGAGGCGTGGGGAGACGTCGTGCGCCATCTCCACATCGGGCTGCGTCAGGGCGCGAACGGGAAGGTGCGCGGGGTCCTCACGGGGGTCGCGGCGGCTCGGCACGAACGCATCGTGCTCGCCGACGACGACGTCCGCTATGACCGGGCGGCACTGGCGCGCCTCGTGGCAGCGCTCCAGGACGCCGAGCTGGTCAAGCCGCAGAACCATTTCGACCCCCTCCCGTGGCACGCCCGCTGGGACACCGGCCGGACGCTCATCAACCGCGCGCTGGGCGGGGACTATCCGGGCACCTACGCGGTGCGCCGCTCGGCGCTGGCGGCCACCGGCGGATACGACCCCGACGTGCTCTTCGAGAACCTGGAGATGGAGCGCACCATCCGCGCCGCCGGCGGGCGTGTGCGCGCCCTGCATGACCTGTATGTGGTGCGTCGCCCGCCCTCCACGCGCCATTTCCTCGGTCAGCGCGTGCGGCAGGCATATGACAGCCTCGCCCAGCCCGGGCGGCTGGTCGCCGAGCTCGCGATCCTCCCCGCCCTGCTGCTCGCCGGGCGGCGACCGGCAGCGCTGGTCACCCTCATCGGCGCCGCGATCGTCGTCGGCGAGGTGGGCCGGCGACGCCACGGCGGAGCGCGCATCTTCTCGCCCACGGCGGCGCTGTGGGCACCGGCATGGGTGGTGGAGCGCGGCGTCACCTCGTGGGCGGCCGTCGTGCTGTGCGCGCGCGGCGGTGTGCGCTACGCCGACCAGCGGCTCTCGCGCGCCGCGACCCCGCTTGGCGTCCTCCGCGCGCGCCATGCCGGCGCGGCGTCGTCGCCGACTCCGTCGGCGCAGTCATCCGCGGCGCCGGTGGCGGTCAGGGCTGCAGCACGACCTTGA
- a CDS encoding zinc-dependent alcohol dehydrogenase, producing MRALTWQGKRKVEVRDAPDPRIEQPTDAIVRITSTAICGSDLHLYELFGPFLDPGDILGHEAMGVVEEVGSDVTTLAPGDRVVVPFNIACGHCFMCRSGLQSQCETTQVTEYGSGAALFGYTKLYGQVPGGQAGMLRVPLAEYNTVLVGKELPDDRYLFLSDILPTAWQGVEYANLPENGTLVVLGLGPVGQFASRIGVHRGHRVIGIDPVPERREMAARFGVEAWDDDDALQRVRDATEGRGADAVIDAVGMEAHGSPGVHLAHQAIGALPDALARPLMKRAGVDRLAALHSAIDMARRGGTVSISGVYAGDADLLPMKTMFDRQLTLRMGQCNVKRWIDDLLPLVEDPSDPLGTEQLVTHRAPLEEAPRLYETFQRKADGCIKVVLQP from the coding sequence ATGAGGGCACTGACATGGCAGGGCAAGCGCAAGGTCGAGGTTCGGGACGCGCCCGATCCGCGGATCGAACAGCCCACGGACGCGATCGTGCGCATCACATCGACGGCCATCTGCGGCTCCGACCTGCACCTGTACGAACTGTTCGGCCCGTTCCTGGACCCGGGCGACATCCTCGGGCACGAGGCGATGGGCGTCGTGGAGGAAGTCGGCTCCGACGTGACGACGCTCGCACCCGGTGATCGCGTCGTCGTGCCCTTCAACATCGCGTGCGGGCACTGCTTCATGTGCCGCTCCGGCCTCCAATCCCAGTGCGAGACGACGCAGGTGACCGAGTACGGGTCGGGCGCGGCGCTGTTCGGCTACACCAAGCTGTACGGTCAGGTCCCCGGCGGACAGGCCGGGATGCTCCGGGTGCCGCTGGCCGAATACAACACGGTGCTCGTGGGCAAGGAACTGCCCGATGACCGGTACCTCTTCCTCAGCGACATCCTGCCGACGGCGTGGCAGGGCGTGGAGTACGCGAACCTGCCCGAGAACGGCACGCTGGTCGTGCTCGGCCTGGGTCCGGTCGGTCAGTTCGCATCACGCATCGGCGTGCACCGCGGTCACCGCGTGATCGGGATCGATCCGGTGCCCGAGCGGCGTGAAATGGCGGCGCGGTTCGGAGTGGAGGCATGGGACGACGACGACGCCCTCCAGCGCGTCCGCGACGCGACGGAAGGCCGCGGCGCCGACGCCGTGATCGATGCGGTGGGCATGGAAGCCCACGGCAGCCCCGGTGTGCACCTCGCGCACCAGGCCATAGGCGCGTTGCCTGACGCGCTCGCGCGTCCCCTGATGAAGCGCGCGGGAGTCGACCGGCTGGCCGCGTTGCACTCGGCGATCGACATGGCGCGCCGCGGCGGCACGGTCTCGATCAGCGGCGTCTACGCCGGCGACGCCGACCTCCTGCCGATGAAGACGATGTTCGACAGGCAGCTGACGCTGCGGATGGGGCAGTGCAACGTCAAGCGCTGGATCGACGATCTGCTGCCGCTGGTGGAAGATCCCTCCGATCCGCTGGGCACCGAGCAACTGGTGACGCACCGCGCGCCGCTGGAGGAGGCGCCCCGGCTCTACGAGACGTTCCAGCGCAAGGCGGACGGCTGCATCAAGGTCGTGCTGCAGCCCTGA
- a CDS encoding LLM class flavin-dependent oxidoreductase — MQRFGTLSFGHYGPLGRGRELTAGDMLHQAVDLAQGMDDLGVNGTYFRVHHFARQQSSPMPLLAAIAARTRNIEVGTGVIDMRYENPLYLAEEAAALDLLSDGRLALGVSRGSPETVVRGYEAFGYTGAQDPRGADLAREHFDLFLRAIEGEGLADGDPSSPFGGAVGRQRVEPHSPGLRSRVWWGAGNRDTAAWAGRMGVNLMSSTLLTEADGREFDLLQADQIDGFRAAWREAGHPGTPRVSVSRSIFPITTTEDALYFGRAGEGGGIGMIDGFQATFGKTYAAAPDVLVEQLQQDAAIAAADTLMLTIPSQLGVEFNLRVVESFAKHVAPALGWTPNSDGPVQGAAI, encoded by the coding sequence ATGCAGCGATTCGGCACCCTCTCCTTCGGCCACTACGGACCCCTCGGCCGAGGTCGGGAGCTGACCGCCGGCGACATGCTCCACCAGGCGGTCGACCTCGCGCAGGGGATGGACGATCTGGGCGTCAACGGCACGTACTTCCGCGTCCATCACTTCGCCCGCCAGCAGTCCTCGCCGATGCCGCTACTGGCGGCCATCGCCGCACGCACACGGAATATCGAGGTCGGCACGGGCGTCATCGACATGCGCTACGAGAATCCCCTCTACCTCGCCGAAGAGGCCGCCGCACTCGATCTGCTCAGCGACGGCCGCCTGGCGCTCGGGGTCAGCCGCGGCTCACCCGAGACCGTCGTGCGCGGCTACGAGGCGTTCGGTTACACCGGCGCGCAGGACCCGCGCGGCGCCGACCTCGCACGCGAGCACTTCGACCTGTTCCTCCGTGCCATCGAGGGCGAAGGCCTCGCGGACGGCGACCCCTCCAGCCCGTTCGGTGGCGCCGTGGGCCGGCAGCGAGTCGAACCGCACTCTCCCGGTTTGCGCTCGCGCGTGTGGTGGGGTGCCGGCAATCGCGACACCGCCGCCTGGGCGGGGCGGATGGGCGTGAACCTGATGTCGTCGACCCTCCTCACCGAGGCGGACGGGCGCGAGTTCGACCTGCTGCAGGCCGATCAGATCGACGGCTTCCGCGCCGCGTGGCGGGAGGCGGGGCACCCCGGAACGCCCCGAGTGTCGGTCAGCCGGTCGATCTTCCCCATCACGACGACCGAAGACGCGCTGTACTTCGGCCGAGCCGGCGAGGGGGGCGGCATCGGCATGATCGACGGGTTCCAGGCGACCTTCGGCAAGACCTACGCCGCCGCGCCGGACGTGCTCGTCGAACAGCTGCAGCAGGACGCCGCGATCGCCGCGGCCGACACCCTCATGCTCACGATCCCCAGCCAGCTCGGTGTCGAGTTCAACCTCCGCGTGGTCGAGTCGTTCGCGAAGCATGTTGCTCCTGCGCTCGGCTGGACGCCGAACTCCGATGGACCCGTTCAGGGCGCTGCGATTTAG
- a CDS encoding type II CAAX endopeptidase family protein has protein sequence MLRRHPLVSFFVLAFLGSWIGWSPWWLSRSGIGLLPFELPFAAVAGINQLGLFAGPFAAAFIIVRATEGREGLRRFQRRIFQLRGRPFWWMLALVFIPIAAGLGYLLVPGFAFAVEDAGMTTVILLASTYFVYILGGPLQEEPGWRGFALPRLQQRLHPLIAALVLGVIHCLWHAPLFLTSEWDTARQDPSQFLAYLVLVVSLSVVLSWLANGSRGSILLVILGHNSVNWALFAAGTFEGAPVSSNWPAALGLACLAIAVTKGRLRYSRDPLPAERRSAVNASGNA, from the coding sequence ATGCTCAGACGGCACCCCCTCGTCTCGTTCTTTGTTCTGGCCTTTCTCGGCTCATGGATCGGCTGGAGCCCGTGGTGGCTCTCCCGGAGCGGTATCGGGCTTCTGCCATTCGAATTGCCGTTTGCTGCAGTCGCAGGCATCAACCAGCTCGGGTTGTTCGCGGGTCCATTCGCGGCGGCGTTCATAATCGTGCGGGCGACGGAGGGCCGCGAGGGCCTTCGCCGGTTCCAACGCCGCATCTTCCAACTGCGTGGTCGGCCTTTCTGGTGGATGCTCGCGCTTGTCTTCATCCCGATAGCCGCAGGACTCGGGTATCTCCTCGTGCCTGGCTTCGCATTCGCCGTCGAAGACGCCGGGATGACGACCGTGATTCTCTTGGCAAGCACCTATTTCGTCTACATTCTCGGCGGACCACTTCAAGAAGAGCCCGGCTGGAGGGGCTTCGCTCTTCCCAGACTCCAGCAGCGGCTGCACCCCTTGATCGCGGCCCTTGTTCTTGGAGTCATCCACTGTCTCTGGCATGCGCCACTGTTCTTGACGAGCGAGTGGGATACCGCGCGACAGGATCCCAGCCAGTTTCTCGCGTATCTCGTTCTCGTCGTCAGCTTGTCCGTTGTGCTGTCCTGGCTCGCCAACGGGTCTCGCGGTTCGATACTTCTCGTGATCCTCGGTCACAACAGTGTCAACTGGGCGCTCTTCGCCGCGGGCACCTTCGAAGGCGCGCCGGTCTCATCGAACTGGCCCGCGGCACTTGGTCTTGCGTGCCTCGCCATCGCTGTGACGAAGGGGCGACTCAGGTACTCCCGGGACCCGCTACCCGCTGAGCGCCGCTCGGCCGTGAACGCGTCCGGCAACGCCTAA